TGCGAGAAATAGACCCCGCGGAAGAGGACAAAAAGCGGACAGTCGACAGGGAGAGAGTACGTTTCGTGTGCTTCAGGTAACGGAGCCAGGGGTGTCATCCGACCCTATCGAAATGACGACTCCGGACAGCAACTGGCTCGTCTCCCACCTCTGCTCTCCTCTGCTCGTCTGCCGATGCCGGAGACATGTTAAATTCGAAGAAGCACTCGAAATCTACTCTCTGTTCGCCAACACGTTCGAGAACCGTTCGAAACGCGGGAGGGAAAGCAGTAGAAAGGCATTTCAGGCGAAGAGGCGGTCCATCTGACCACAGCAGAGCCGGCTCTGCTGCGCGCAATTCGTGCGAAGCACATGAATCTTCTGAAACACGTGAAACATGTGGAACACTAGAAGCACGGGAAGCACGTGAAGTAAACCTTATGTGGTGGCGTGGTGGAAGGTAGGGTAGCGATGGGTGGTCCCTTCGACGCCGTCACGGATACTATCTTCGCCGACAAGAGCGTCCTGACCGAGGACTACCAGCCCGACGAGATTCTCGAACGCGACGAGGAGATCGAGGGGTACCGGAACGCGCTCAAGGACGTCCTGTTCGGTCGGAGCCCGCAGAACATCTTCCTCTACGGGAAGGCGGGGCTCGGGAAGACCGCAGTGACGAACTACATGATGGACGCCCTGCAGGAGGAGATTCAGGACCGCCCGGAAGCCGACGATCTCCACGTCCACGAACTGAACTGCAACGGCAAGACCGTCTTCATGGTCGTCCGGGCGCTCGTCAACGACCTCCGGGGACCGGACGAGGACGAGTTCCCCAAGCGCGGGCTCGGTATGGGCGACGCGTTCGAGGCGCTGTACGACGAACTCGACGCCACCGGAGGAACACACTTGATCATCTTCGACGAGATCGACCACCTCGACGACGTCGACACTCTCCTCTACGAGCTACCGCGGGCCCGTTCGATCGGCCACATCACGGAGTCCCGCGTCGGCGTCATCGGCATCTCCAACAACTACACTTTCCGCCAGCAGCTCTCCGCGAAGGTCAAGGACACGCTCATGGAGACGGAGATTTCATTCTCGCCGTACTCGGCGGACGAACTGCGGGCGATTCTGGAGGAGCGAGCCGAGAAGGCGATCCGCGAGGACGGCTACGACTCGTCGGCGATCGCCAAGGCCGCCGCGCTCTCTGCGCGGGACATGGGCAACGCACGCCAGGCCATCGACCTGCTGCGCGTCGGCGCGGAGGTCGCTGAGAACCAGAGCGAGTACTGCGTTACCGACGACCACATCGACCGCGCCCGCAAGCGGGTCCAGCGCGGCCGGCTCAGCAACAAGATCCGCGACCAGACGATCCACGCCCAGCTGGTGCTGGAGACGCTGGCGCACCTCGAGACGGACGACGAGACGCCCGCCCGCGCCAAGGAGATATACGATCTCTACCAGACCGTCGCCGAGTCGTGGGCTCACGACCCGCTGACCACGGTCCGGAGCGTCCACAGCCACCTCTCGGACCTCCAGATGCTGGGGTTCCTGAAGCGCTACGAGCGCAACGAGGGACTCAGCGGCGGCCAGTACTACGAGTTCGAGCTCGACGACCTCGATCCGGAACTCGTCCTCGAGACGCGTCAGGAGATCGAGGACGTCGCCGACGAGTCCTGACTGCTATAGTGGAAATTGAAACTATTCACACATCGAGGGGCACTCCGGCACTCAAGCTGTCCCGGTGTTGTCGATCGAAAAGCACTCGAAACCTACTCTCTCTCTCTTACCGACTGGACAGGTCTCGTTCACTGGATCAGTAACGGGGGAAATAGATCTATTCCGTCATTCGGTGATGGGTCCCGAGCTGTACAATCAAAAAGCACTCGAAATCTACTCTCCCTCTCTTCGGAGTCAGATCGATGTATCGTGGATCAGACTGATCGATCGGGGCGTCGTTCCACAGACGAATCGACGCAGCGTCACTCCCCAGTCGAACTGGAACAGCGACCCCCCACCGACTGTCCCAAAGCACTCGAAACCTACTCTCTCTCTCCCGACGGCACGCCGGTCACAGTGCCGACGCCCTTCGAGCGCCCCTCGCGGAAGACGAACCGCTGGCCCTCCTCGACGAGGTAGGGGCGGAACTTGAATCGGACGCGCGCGTCCCCGTTATCGCCGGGGAGGAGCTGGCCGTTCTCGGGGAAGAACTGGGCGGCCTCGCTGATGGTCTCCAGGTGGACGACCGGTTCGTAGCCGGCGTCGATGCGGGTCGGATGGTTGAGCACCATGACCTCTGCCTCGAACTCGCGGACGGGCGTCGGGTCGGCGTCTCGCGGCAGCAGCACCATCCCGCGCTCGACGTCCGCCTCGTCGACGCCCTTCAGCGCGATGCCGACGATGCGACCGGCGCGGGCCTCGTCGACGCGGTGGTAGTGCATCTCGATGGACCTGACCTCGACCTCGCGGAAGGAGCCGTCCTGCATCGGGCCGAGTAGGAGTTCGTCGCCCGCTTCGACGGTGCCGGACTTGATGGTCCCCGAGGCGACCGCGCCGACGCCCTGGACGTTGTAGCTCCGGTCGACGTACATCCGGAAGTCGCCGTCCTGTCCGGCGGTCTTGGGGAGCTGCTCGAACATGGCGTCCAGCTGGTCCATCCCGTCCATCGTGACCGCACTCGTCGTGACGACGGGCACGACCGTCTCGCTGATCTCCTCGATCGCGACGTCGACGCCGTGGCGGGCCACCCGCAGCGGCGTCTTGTCGACGTCCCGCAGGAGGCCCTCGACCTCGCGTTCGACCTCCGCCACGCGCTGGTCGTCGACGAGGTCGCACTTCGTGATGGCCACGATGGTCGGCAGATCGGTGGCCAGCAGAATCCCGAGGTGTTCCCGCGTCGTCTTCGTCGGCCCGTCGTCGGCGGCGACGGTCAGCAATCCGTAGTCGAGCTTCTGCCCGACGAGGCCACGAATCGTCGTCCGGAGCCAGGGCTCGTGACCGACGGTATCGACGAAGCTCACCAGCCGGTCGGCCTCCTCGACGACCCGCGCCCGATCCGACTTCCGGTCGGGGTTGTCCATCCGCACCGGGCCCTCGTCGTCGAAGCCGTACACGCCATAGGAGAGATCGGCCGAGAGCCCCCGCTCCACCTCGTGGGGCTGGACGTCCAGATAGGAGCGGGTGCTGCCCTCGCCGTCGTCGGGCGTACCGGTCAGGAGCGACCCCACGAGCGTCGACTTGCCGTGGTCGACGTGACCCGCCGTACCAACGACGATGTGGTCGTCGTCCTCAAGCCGCCGCCCCTCGCGGACGGTCGCGACGCCGACGATGCCGGTATCGTTGTCCCCCTCGCCCTCGACGCCCCACGTCTGTACCTCCTCGATGTGCGCGCCGGCCTCCTCGGCCAGAAGCGACAGGACGTCCATCGACTCCGAGAAGTCGTCGGGCGAGATGCCGGCGATGCCGCCGTCGTCGGTGACGCCGACGACGTAGGTCGCCTCCCCGTCTCCCGAGAGTACGCGGTGTCGCAGCTGAGCGGCGAGGCTCGCCAGCCTGCCGTCTGCGAGGTGTAACTCCTCCGTGAGCCGCTCTTTGAACTCGACGCTGCCGCCCTCCTGCTCCCCGCGCTCGATGGCGCGCTGGAGGACGGCCCGGTCGGGGCTCATGACACGAGGTAACGGACCACTGGATAAAAGCCTTCCCCGGAATCGGATCGGGAGCGAGCAATAGCGCTCCGGAGACATATTATTTCTACTAATATCTCACAAAAATAGCGGGCCGACGGGATCGGTGACCGTCGACTCTACCCGGAGAGGTACGATCCGACGGCTTCCAGAAATCCGTCCTCGTACTCCGCGTCAGCGACCCGGTCGGCGGCCCGCCGGGCCCGGTCGTCGGCGTTGGCGACGGCGACCGACTCCCCGGCGATCTCGAAGGTGGGCACGTCGTTCTCCGAGTCGCCGACGGCCAGGAACTCGCCGGGTTCGCGGTCGAGTTCGTCACACACCAGTTCCAGCCCGGTCCCCTTGTCGACGCCGGGCGACTTCACGTGGTAGGCGAAGCCCGTGTCGAGTACGACGAGGTCGTGTCTGGCGGCCAGTTCGTCGATCGGCTCCCGGTCCCGGTCGAGGGCGATGGCCACCTCGGTCTCCCGCCAGCGGTTGGCCAGGTCGACCCCGCCCCACCCGAGATCGTACCCGCGGTCGCGGTACTCCTCGACGAAGGCCTCTACGGCCTCTGGATCGCCGCCGAAGACGAGTTCGTCCGTGTGACCGACGAAGGCGACGCCGCCGTTCTCGGCGACGACGCAGGGCTCGATCCCGACGAACTGGCACAGCGCGATGGGGAAGGGCATCGCCTTGCCGGTGGCAACCACCACCGGCTCCGGCCACTCGCGCAGGACGTCGAACACGCGCGGATCGACGGCCTGATCCGGTCCCGTCAGCGTGCCGTCCACGTCGACGACGAGCGGAGGCGTCTCCATGGGAGCCACTCCCCGCCGACGATTATCGGCGTTGCGGTCCCGGGTGAGAGACGAGCGACGGCAGTTATAGTAGAAACTGGAACTATTCACACATCGAGGGGCACCCCAGGTGCCCCTCGAGTGTATCAGTGCGTTCAATTTCTACTATAGTCTGTCAGCGTCTCGTAGGCCTCCTTCACGGCCATGAACTCGTCCTCGTCGCCGCCGTCGGCGTCCGGGTGGACCTCCTTGACGCGCTGGCGGTAGGCCGACTTGACGGCCGCCTCGTCCGCGCCGGGATCGAGCCCCAGCGTCCGGTAGGCCTCGGCGGGCGTGGGACCACTGCTGGCCGACGGCGCGCGCCGCCGCTGTCGCTGCCCGCCGGCGCGCCTGGCACTTCGACCGCGGCCGAATCCGCCGCGGCCGCCCCAGGCCCGACCGCCGAAGGCGGTCTCGCGGGCCGTCGCCCCGTCGCGCGGCGGCGTCCAGTCCTCGCGGGGGCCGGCACCGGCGCGGCGTCCCCTGCCCGTCCCGCTGCGACCGCGGGCCGCCCGCTCTGACGCCGCATGCCTGCGCTCCGCTCCTCGTCGCCCCCGCCTGCCGTCGACGCGAGCCCGTCGCTCGACGCGCTCGTAGAGGCGACTCGCCATCCGTCCGCTGGCGTGGTACCAGACGAGGTACGTCGACAGGCCGAAAAACAGCGCGAGAAACAGGACCGCCAGGTTGCTCAGGAGCGCCACGACTGTCAGTACGACCGTGAGCGTCCCCAGCACCACGGCGAGCCCAGTCGTGAGACGGTCGTATCGCACGGGACGCCCTTAGGACGGGACCACCGTAAGCCTCTCGCTGCGCTGCCAGGTCCGCCGTCGGCGTCGGCCAGCGACGGGGGATCTCCGCCACTCAAACCCGAAATTCATGCCGGCGGAGCGTTCAAACGTCCAGGGATGCTAAACTCCGGCATGAGCGTCACCGGACTGTGCGAGATTTGCGAGGCGCCGTCCGTGGAACACACCTGCGACCGCTGCGGGCAGCTGGTCTGCGAGCGTCACTTCGACGAGGACGCCGGCGTCTGCGTCGAGTGCGCGGCCGAGATCGGTCAGCCGGACCGGCCACGCCAGCCGGACGACGAGGACATGCCCGACGGCGTCGACACTTACGAGTTCTGAACGCTGACGAACTCTGATCGCCGACGAACTCTGATCGCCGACGAACTCTGATCGCTGACCGGCGCTCCGAGCGGCCGACCCCGATTCGCAGGCGGGACTACCGGAACTCGTTGAGCCGCCGCTTGAGGTCCCGCGCCGCGCGGCCGGCAGCGCCGAAGTACGCCTCCTCGTCGTCTGTCTCGCGGCCGCCGGGGACCTCCTCGCCGGCGAAGATGATCCCGCGCGAGGAGTTGACCAGGCCGGCGCCGTCCGCGAGGCCGTGTTCGACGGCGGCCTCGGCGTCGCCGCCCTGAGCGCCGACGCCGGGCACGAGGAAGGGGAGGTCGGGTACCGCCTCGCGGACCGCCTCCAGTTCCTCGGGCGCGGTCGCACCGACGACGAGGCCGACGTTGTCGTTCTCGTTCCAGGCCTCTGCGAGCGCCGCCACGCGCTCGTACAGCAATCCGCCGTCGGCCAGTTCGAGGTCCTGCAGGTCCGCGCCGCCCGGGTTCGACGTCCGGCAGAGGACGAACACGCCCTTCTCCTCCCGGGAGAGGAACGGCTGCAGCGAGTCGCCGCCGAGGTAGGGATTGACCGTGACAGCGTCGACCTCGTCGAGGACCGCCGCGTACTGGCGGGCGGTGTTGCCGATGTCGCCCCGCTTGGCGTCCAGCAGGACGGGCACGTCCTTGCCATGGGCGTAGGCGACCGTCTCCCGGAGCGCCCGCCATCCGTCGGCGTCCTCGTAGAAGGCCGCGTTGGGCTTGTAGCAGGCCGCGTGCTCGTGCGTGGCGTCGATGATGCGGCGGTTGAACGCCCACCGCGGCAGGTCGGCGTCGGCGACGGCCGCCGGCAGGCGGTCCGGGTCGGGGTCCAGCCCCACCGAGACCACGCTGTCGGCGGCCGCGATGCGCTCGCGCAGGCGGTCGAAGAATCCCATGCTCGACCGCGCGACGGCGACGGACACAAGACTGTCGGTCCGACGGGACTCCGCCGCGACGGCCCGCCCTTCACGACCGCAGTATCAGACGTGATACTCGGGCCCCCGAGTATATTGCAGGCCGCTCCGACCCGTGCCGCATGAAGGGATCACTGGACGTCGGGCCGGTGGCAGAGTCGCTGCCGGACCTCGACGACGTCCTCGCGCACCCGCGCCTGCGGCCGATCGGCCTCGTGGGCGGGTTCGGCCTCGTGCTCGCGGGCGCCCTGCTCGGACTGCCGGCCGAGAGCGGCTTCTTCGCCGCCGTGGTTTCCGGGGTGCTGGTGTTCGTCGGCGTCCCGCTGTTCTGTGTCGGCCTGGCGGCACCGGAGCCGGCCGACGAGTCGAGCCCGTTCCAGCTGGGCGTAGATCTGACGCGGCTCCAGCGCCGCGTCGTCGCCGGCGGGGCCGGGCTGGTGCTCGTCGCGCCGATGACGGTCGCAATCTTCGGCCCGGTACTGGGCTTCCCGGACCTCCTGTGGCTCCTCGCGGCGACCATCGCGCTCGTCGGATCGGTCCTGATGCTGACCGGCTTCATCGCGTGGACCTCCCGGGAACTGGTCGAGAAGCGACCGTCCTGACCCGTCTTACTGGTCCCTGCTCGCCAGAACCGTCCGCAGCGCATCGGCCGCCCGCTTGGCCGCAGCCCCGCTGTGGACCCGTATCGTCGCCCCCTCTCCGTCGGCGTTCACGTCGAGGTCGTCCCGCTCGATTCCGTCGCTGTCGCCCTCCCGTTCCGCCGCGACCTCGTCGCCGGGTGCGCCTTCGACTGCCAGGCGTGCGTGGTCGTCGTGGACGTACGCCGTAGCGACCCGCTCGCCGTCGTGATCGACGCCGAAAGCGACGGTGCCGTCGGGGGTCGGTTCGGCGTCCGGTTCGGCGTCGACTACTTCGACGTCCGCGAGCGAGCCGCGCTCCAGCCCGGTCAGCTCCGAGGCCAGTAGCTGGCCGATGCGCTTGCCGTCGGTGATGCGGTCCTCGACCATCACAGCTCACCCCGGGCGCGCTCGGCGATGTCGGTCACGTCGACGCCCTGCCGGCGGGCGTAGACAACGGCGGCGGCCTCCAGCGTGACCCCGAGATCGGTCTGGAGGCGGTTGACCGCGGCGACGGCGTCCTGCTTCTCGACGCCGGTCTCGACGACGGCGTCGAGCACTCGCTCGAACGTGGACCGTTCCTGCAGCACGGATTCGTCGGGCGCGAAGTCCTCCGGAACGGTCACGTCGGCGAAGTCGAAGGCGGCGACGACCGCGTCGTCATCCCGCTCCAGCAGCCCCTCGCTGGCCGCGACGTCCACGAGGCGTTTGGCCTGGTCGGGCGAGAACCAGTCACGGTCCAGGGAGAGGGCGACGACGAACTCGCTCTCGCTCATCCGGTCGCTCCCCTCGGTGCGGAAGGGCGCGGCGACCGTCCGGCGGAGGCTCATGGATACCCTCTGGCGGCGGTCGACCAATGAGGATTCCGTTTCGCATCGAACCGTTCAAGTAGCGCGTGGGCGTTCGGGGGGATATGAAAGATCAGGGACGCTCGATGCGCAAGCGGACCGGCGGCCGACTGCGGCCGTCCAGCGACAAGAAGAAGCACGAGCTCGGCCGGGAATCCACGGAGTCCCAGGTCGGCGACCAGAAGCTGAAGTTCGTCGACGCCCGCGGCAACTCCACGAAGATCCGCGCCGTGTCGACCGACGTCGCCAGCGTGGCCGACGGCGGCGAGGTCGTCCGCGCCGAGATCCAGAACGTCGCGGAGAACCCCTCGAACCCCAACTACGCCCGCCGGAACATCATCACCAAGGGCGCCGTCCTCGAGACCAGCGAAGGCCGCGCGAAGGTGACCTCCCGCCCCGGCCAGGACGGCCAGGTCAACGCCGTTCTCGTCGAGTAATTCTGCAGGCCGTACTGGTTCGAGACGCTCTTCGCCACCCCTCCCCGGAGTGGCGACGTCCTCCCCTGGACGCACAGCCGCCGGTCTACTGAGCGCTCTATAGTTATCAGGAGTCGTTCGTACGGCTCTTAGCGACGCTTTTGTGATCCTGCCCGAGAGAATCCGATGGCGTGCGAACGTGGCCGAGCAGCGCACGCCCCTGGTGCCCGACGCGCCGCGTCGGTCACGGCCCGGTGCGACACGTCGATCACGGGCCGTGACGGCGCGCCGCCGCGTCCGCCAGCATGGTCCACAGTTCCCGCCTGTCGCCGACAGAGGGCCCGCGGGTCGTCTGTCGAACCCACGCTCACCCCGACCGCGTGGACGCCGGCCCGCCCCGCCCTGATCCCCGGTGCGGCCATCCCTTTTCCGCGGTCTCTGTCCGGATCCGTCGCCCGCGTTCAGGGCCGCGGTGCGGCCTTCTGGAGGGCGCTCTCGGCGATGTTGCCGCCGTAGTCGGCGGTCCGGGACAGCGAGTCGGCCACCAGACCGAGGACCTGCGCGCTCTGGGGGTCAGTCTCGCGGACGTGGCGGTCGACCTGGCGGACCTTCTCGTCGACCGTGCGGATGTGGCCGCGAGCCTCGTTGGCCAGTTCGACGGCCTCGTCGGAGTCGTCGGTCAACAGCGCGTCCATTGCGGTCTCGGGGACGGTGATGGCCTCGTCCTGCAGCGAGCGTAGCAGTTCGGCGGTCTCGTCGCTGAGCCCCTCGACCTCGAGCGCGAGGTTGGCGACCTTCGCGGCGTGGTCGGCGATGCGCTCCAGTTGCCGGGCGCTGGACTGGTAATCGAAGACGGTCTCGCGGGGGAAACCGATCTCCGTCGCCGCGGTCGGGTTCCGGAGGACCGTCCGGAACACGCGCGAGACCATGTACCACAGGCGGTCGACGTCGTCGTCGCGCTGCATGACGTCGTTGGCGAGGTCGTCGTCGTCGGCGATCAGCGCCTCGACGGCGTCCTCCAGCATCGTGATCGACACCAGGCGCATGCGCGTGACGGCGTTGTGGATCGACAGCTCCGAGGAGTCGAGCAGGTCCTGGAGGACGACCCGGTCGGTGGTCTCCTCGATGACCTCCAGGCCGACGAGCCCCTGAGTCGCGTCGCGGACGATCCGGCGCTGCTCGGCGGAGATTCGCCCCGCTTCAAGTCGGATCACGTCGAAGCCGCTGACGTACATCGTCATCACGGCACGGGTGAGTTCGTGTTTCTCCTCGAGGCCGGAGATGTCCATCGTCCCCTCCACCCGGTCGTCCTCCCGCCGCGG
This genomic interval from Halomicrobium urmianum contains the following:
- a CDS encoding orc1/cdc6 family replication initiation protein, translating into MGGPFDAVTDTIFADKSVLTEDYQPDEILERDEEIEGYRNALKDVLFGRSPQNIFLYGKAGLGKTAVTNYMMDALQEEIQDRPEADDLHVHELNCNGKTVFMVVRALVNDLRGPDEDEFPKRGLGMGDAFEALYDELDATGGTHLIIFDEIDHLDDVDTLLYELPRARSIGHITESRVGVIGISNNYTFRQQLSAKVKDTLMETEISFSPYSADELRAILEERAEKAIREDGYDSSAIAKAAALSARDMGNARQAIDLLRVGAEVAENQSEYCVTDDHIDRARKRVQRGRLSNKIRDQTIHAQLVLETLAHLETDDETPARAKEIYDLYQTVAESWAHDPLTTVRSVHSHLSDLQMLGFLKRYERNEGLSGGQYYEFELDDLDPELVLETRQEIEDVADES
- a CDS encoding GTPBP1 family GTP-binding protein; the encoded protein is MSPDRAVLQRAIERGEQEGGSVEFKERLTEELHLADGRLASLAAQLRHRVLSGDGEATYVVGVTDDGGIAGISPDDFSESMDVLSLLAEEAGAHIEEVQTWGVEGEGDNDTGIVGVATVREGRRLEDDDHIVVGTAGHVDHGKSTLVGSLLTGTPDDGEGSTRSYLDVQPHEVERGLSADLSYGVYGFDDEGPVRMDNPDRKSDRARVVEEADRLVSFVDTVGHEPWLRTTIRGLVGQKLDYGLLTVAADDGPTKTTREHLGILLATDLPTIVAITKCDLVDDQRVAEVEREVEGLLRDVDKTPLRVARHGVDVAIEEISETVVPVVTTSAVTMDGMDQLDAMFEQLPKTAGQDGDFRMYVDRSYNVQGVGAVASGTIKSGTVEAGDELLLGPMQDGSFREVEVRSIEMHYHRVDEARAGRIVGIALKGVDEADVERGMVLLPRDADPTPVREFEAEVMVLNHPTRIDAGYEPVVHLETISEAAQFFPENGQLLPGDNGDARVRFKFRPYLVEEGQRFVFREGRSKGVGTVTGVPSGERE
- a CDS encoding phosphoglycolate phosphatase produces the protein METPPLVVDVDGTLTGPDQAVDPRVFDVLREWPEPVVVATGKAMPFPIALCQFVGIEPCVVAENGGVAFVGHTDELVFGGDPEAVEAFVEEYRDRGYDLGWGGVDLANRWRETEVAIALDRDREPIDELAARHDLVVLDTGFAYHVKSPGVDKGTGLELVCDELDREPGEFLAVGDSENDVPTFEIAGESVAVANADDRARRAADRVADAEYEDGFLEAVGSYLSG
- a CDS encoding J domain-containing protein, translating into MRYDRLTTGLAVVLGTLTVVLTVVALLSNLAVLFLALFFGLSTYLVWYHASGRMASRLYERVERRARVDGRRGRRGAERRHAASERAARGRSGTGRGRRAGAGPREDWTPPRDGATARETAFGGRAWGGRGGFGRGRSARRAGGQRQRRRAPSASSGPTPAEAYRTLGLDPGADEAAVKSAYRQRVKEVHPDADGGDEDEFMAVKEAYETLTDYSRN
- the pyrF gene encoding orotidine-5'-phosphate decarboxylase, translated to MGFFDRLRERIAAADSVVSVGLDPDPDRLPAAVADADLPRWAFNRRIIDATHEHAACYKPNAAFYEDADGWRALRETVAYAHGKDVPVLLDAKRGDIGNTARQYAAVLDEVDAVTVNPYLGGDSLQPFLSREEKGVFVLCRTSNPGGADLQDLELADGGLLYERVAALAEAWNENDNVGLVVGATAPEELEAVREAVPDLPFLVPGVGAQGGDAEAAVEHGLADGAGLVNSSRGIIFAGEEVPGGRETDDEEAYFGAAGRAARDLKRRLNEFR
- a CDS encoding DUF2240 family protein, with product MSLRRTVAAPFRTEGSDRMSESEFVVALSLDRDWFSPDQAKRLVDVAASEGLLERDDDAVVAAFDFADVTVPEDFAPDESVLQERSTFERVLDAVVETGVEKQDAVAAVNRLQTDLGVTLEAAAVVYARRQGVDVTDIAERARGEL
- a CDS encoding 30S ribosomal protein S8e; amino-acid sequence: MKDQGRSMRKRTGGRLRPSSDKKKHELGRESTESQVGDQKLKFVDARGNSTKIRAVSTDVASVADGGEVVRAEIQNVAENPSNPNYARRNIITKGAVLETSEGRAKVTSRPGQDGQVNAVLVE
- a CDS encoding phosphate signaling complex PhoU family protein, which encodes METRKVQVTGGSTYTVSLPKEWATANDVGAGSVVEFHAEEDFLLLSPRREDDRVEGTMDISGLEEKHELTRAVMTMYVSGFDVIRLEAGRISAEQRRIVRDATQGLVGLEVIEETTDRVVLQDLLDSSELSIHNAVTRMRLVSITMLEDAVEALIADDDDLANDVMQRDDDVDRLWYMVSRVFRTVLRNPTAATEIGFPRETVFDYQSSARQLERIADHAAKVANLALEVEGLSDETAELLRSLQDEAITVPETAMDALLTDDSDEAVELANEARGHIRTVDEKVRQVDRHVRETDPQSAQVLGLVADSLSRTADYGGNIAESALQKAAPRP